TTCCAGGCAAGTGGGGTAGGCAGCCTCCGCAGCCTGAGGAGAAAGACGGAGCATCCAGAAGATTCCCCAGGAAGGCCTGTTTCTAGGGAGAGGCAGAGTCTGGGTGACCACACCTCCCAGACTGGAGAAGCCCCTGTGTATTTGAGGCTGAAGCTAAGGGGCAGAGAAGTGAGCCTAGGAAACCTGCAAAGGGCATGCAGAGAGCAAGTCTTGAAAGTCAGGCAAAGGGATTTGGCCTTGATCCTGTAGGCATTGCGGAAGATTTGGTAAGTAGAGGAGTGATGTGCTGAAATCAGGATTGTAAGAAAATGAACCTGGCAAGGGTGTGCAGGATGGACGAGATGGAAGTGGGGAGGCACGGGGTGGGATTTCAGTGTCATGGCAGGGAGGAACCAGAGGGAACTCTGCTAAGACACTTTTATCATCCTCATAGGaccgggaggggtgggggggaatctGACGAGCTGGAGTGAAGGTAGCTGCAAGGGCACGTGACTGAACATCTGCTTGGTACCTAGCAAATAATCTGTCTTTTACATTTATCATCTCTAATCCTTACTGCGATTCTAGATGGTAGGTAGCCTTTTCTTCATCGTATAGATAAGGCATTTGAGTTTCAAAAAGGTTAGGCCACTTTCTCATATCCCACAGCCTGAAAGGGACGAAGCTGGCATTTTAGTTCTGGGCTGACAGACTCCAGCTAAATTAGAATTCAGTTGAACCAACGTTGTTTGAGCTCCTGCTCTGTGCTAGATATGGTGACTACTGTATAAGATGAAGGAGGGTGcattgagagaaaggaaaagacagactGAGCCCTGCCAGAATGAATTGCCCAAGGCTGAGTACGTTCACTCATTTGATGGACTAGTGGTGGGGGAATAGGAGCAGGGGCTAGAGGGCCCAGTTTGGGGTCTGTGCTGCATCTAGAGTTGGTGGGATGCCCCCTTGAGAAGAGGTGCTCCTCAGGAAGCCTGCAAATTAGGGGAGGAGTGGTTTCAGGGGTATCTTGGGTGGGGCTCTGCCAGCAGCCTTTACAGCTCCACCAAAGAATACCAAGCTAGACAGCCCTTCCTTCAGGTCctgaaaaaaatggttttgagagTAGACTTTGGCTGTGGGTTTTAGAAATGGTTGATTCGAATTCCAAATCTCATAGATCATTTTCCTTAAATAATAGCTCAAATTCTTTGTTCCCGTTTTGTCTTTACCTTTATCTTTGTCCCCACTGGCAGATTTCTgtttggacctttttttttttggcccctcAAACTTATCTcccaaggaaaagaagaataGAGGAACATATTCCACGGTTTGGGAGTAGTGATGGTGGGGTTGCTGATGAGGAGAACAGCCACAGGCTGGGTTGGCAGCTCTTGGATTCTGAAGTCAGCAGGCTTTCTGGAATGTGCTAGGTGGGGCCAAAATAGTGGCAGCCAGTGAGGACTGGAAATGCTTCAGAGAAGGCTCAGCTGGGTTGGGACAGGAGTGTGATGGGAGGGGGAGATGATGGCTCTTGCAGGTGTGAGGAGAACCTGCAAAGTCCTTACTCTCAGTCTTCTTCCTTTGATTATGGGCCAGAATGGTGCAGCAGAATGGCATAGAATTGGGACTCAAAGAGGCCTGGAAACTGGTGTGGCTCTGTCATCATcccactgtgtgaccttaggcaagtcttTTCCCAAGCCTAggcagtttccttttctgtgacaaGGAGTTACCATCCCCTACCAGGCCTGATTAATGGATGGCTGggaaggagaaatggggagtgagGAAGTGGGGAACACTTTGTAAACTGGTGAGTACCATGAGTGGATAAAGGACATccgttgatttgcatttccttttatGCTGGTACTTTAGCTGAATTTGAATCGTTGACCTTTCTGGCTTGGGCTAGAGAACCTGGCTACTTGAAATTCCCAGATAATCCAGAGCTGTTAGCCAGTAGCTGATTTGAGGCAACATTTTGAGTTCCTGAATGTCAAAGGTTGGCTAAAAGAACAACTGAAGCCTCCTGTGAGATAACTGCACAGTCACCCTCATTTACCATttgggtaaactgaggcccaaggaggtTTGGTGACATACCCTTAGAGCACTGGGGAGCACTTTAGTCAACCCTGACTGAGGTAGTTTTGCTGCTAGAAACTGTCCAACTATAGtttgaataaaatacatataaaactaGTCGCCATGTTTTTGAGCCTCTGTTATATAATGCATTTTATTTGATACTTTATATACATCGGTTTTGTTCCATAAAATAGCTTTAAGAGGTAGGCACTCTTAATAGCATCATTTTCCAGTGGGGGAAACTGAAAGAACTTGCTGGATTTCCCCCAGGTAGGCAGAGCTGATTACAGTGCAGAACTGGCTGACTCTCAGGGAGTGGGGGGCTGGGCTTCCTGTCCTTACTACTCCTTCCTTAGACCACCCTCCTCCACATACATGAGGGCAGGATGGGCCCAGAGTGGGCTTGCTCCCAGGAAAACTTCTTGGAGGAGGTCTGGGAAACTATGACTGGTTGAGGCCATGCCTCTGCAGCTACTGCGTAAATCCACACACTTCTTCCCTGAACTCAGCCTTCTCTAAGTTGGCTGAGCTGGCCCCAGGAAATAGGGCTGGGAGCAGAATGTTTAAGACTTGGTGGAGCTGTTTCCTCCTTATCGAGAAGGATTCCTGGGGCAGGTTTGTGACTTGTCTCCTGCCTGTATTttgagaggaggggagaaggaagaagctCTGCCCTAGCTCTGACCTAGCCTTTCACTGGTCCGAGAATGGCCTGAGGCTGGCCTCGGGAGCAGGGATGCCCACAGCTCAATTCTGGCCATGCTAGCAACAGCTGTAGCAAGTGGCCCCTGCCATGGACCACAGAGTAGCCTTACAGGGTTCCCTCACCCACCAGTCCACCGGAAACTTAGACAGCCATACAGGCTGAGAAACCTAAGGGTGGAGGGGCTCTGCATTTAGCAGGACCACTTTCTTGGCAGGAACCATGAAGGGAGCTAGCCTCAGCCTGGGGAAGCTGAAGAATCTGTCCCTTTGCTGTCTCCTTTGCCTTCAGCCCCACCTCACTCTCCTGACCAGTGTACTCTGTGGTCCCGAATAAAGGCAGCATAGCCCACTGGGGAAGGACAGCATTGAGACCTGGTGAGGTAGTAAGGTGTATGGAGAAGGGGCCTGGGCCAGAAGTGGCTAGGTGGGGCCGGGCTAGGGGGCTACTAGCTATGGGTGATTCCTGCCACCTCCTGTCCTACTGTCTTGAAGGGGGATGCAGGGAAGAGACACTATGAGTGGGGTACATGGCTCTGGGAGGGACAAGGCAGGGAGGTAGGAGACAGCATAGTTTCAAGGCTGGTCCTTGCCAGCAAAGATAACCCTGGGCCTAGTTAGGAGGAAAGCCTGAAGCTGGGGGAAGAGAATTTCATTCTCAGGGCCACAACCTTGCCTAGTTCACCCACTCCCACCACGTACACAGAGGACTTTGTATAAATCCAGGAACATGTCTTTAAAATCCCCTCACACCTGGCTCTTCCTCAGCATGAGCCAAGGCAGCTAGTCCCTTGGACTTCCTGTAGTGAATGGCTTTCTCGAATGAGTGGCCTTTTACACATGGTCTACTACTTCCTAAGAAACTGGGATCTGACCTGAAATAATGGTAATGCCAACCTTTCTCATTTGTTttgcactttacagtttacaaagtgcttttggTGTCCATTATCCCATCTAACCTCACATTACTGCAGTGGACTGGGGAGATAGAGGGGGTAGATAGAGGAGCTATTTTGATCTCCATTTCACAAGCACCCAAGGCTCAGAGGAGTGCCTTGGCCTGTTCAGGGTCCCTTGGCATGGTATGCAACACAGCCCTGTGACCCATGGCTCCTTCCACAACATACTGCAGATCCCTGTGACAGGGAAGGGGACAATGTAGAGAGCAGTGGGCTGGCCTCTACTCTAACAGAGCACAGAAGCAAGGGCAAGAGAAAGCCCAAAGGGACTACCCTCAAGCCAAAGCATCAAGGTTCTGGAAAGCAGCCCTCTTTGAGATTCAGTCTGCCTAATTCTTCTGTTCACAGGAATTCCAGCTCCAAAACCAGCAGGACAATTAAGCCTTTGATTCACAAGGATGGGTAAGCCCATAAGGTTTTTCACTTAGCCCTTGGTCTTCCTTGATGACTAGTCTTGCCCATCCTTTCCCCTAAATAATTGCTGTTTTTACTCACTCCTGTCTAGCAAGGCCCAAATTGAATGCCTCCTTATCAAGGCAGCTTTTCTGAGCCCAGGAGCTATCTTTCTGCCTTTCAAGTTTATCCTGGGATATGATCACAAGGTCTGAAGAATGACACTTCAACACTCTGCTTAAGCAATAATGGGGACTCTTCTCCAAGGCCTGCATAATATTGTGCCTTCAGACTATTATATATAGGTTTTTCTACCTGTTAGCCTAGGGGATCCCCAAAAGCAAGGACTGGGGTTTCCCCTTCTGGCAGCACTGAGCTTAATAGCTATCATTTAACCAAATGTTCTGGAGAGGTTCATTTCATGGATTCCACGGAGGGGAGTAGAATTTCacaaataactccatttattGCCACCCCATCTCCTCAATGCCCAGCACCATAATGACAACACTGTCAGTAATTTCAGGGCTGAGGTTAAAACATCTGTGCTCTGGAAAATGAGCGATTCAGATAGATGATAGGGCCCTTATTCCCATGAGACCCTGGTGCAGAGAActctgagtgtatgtgtgtgtgattgtgtatTTGAGGGGTAGCACTGTCTATTGTGGGCCTATCAGTTACAGGGGTGAGCTGGAACAATGCCATGTTAAAGTATGTCACAcagaatcaaaaaaacaaaaacctaacgTGAGCAAATGGCAATACAGATCTCTGCGGAGAAGGGATcagatgagggtttttttttctcttcttttctggatAACCAGCCATTACCTTGCTCCTAGTTTAATGTTCAGTTCTGCAGAGCCCCTGATGGAAGCCTGGATCAAGTTGATGATTCAAGTGTCAGGCCAAACAGGGCACAAGGCACAAAGTTAATATTTGCTAGACAAGATCAGGGACTCCAGCAAGGTTCCTCTAatgaggtcagaggtcagaggcCAGAGTGTAGCTGCCAGGCTCTCTCCACCTCCAATGCTGATCCTTAGTTTCACTGCAGGTGAATGTGTGAGTGTTATTACAGTGGCAACCAATCACAGGGCTGATGTGCTGGCTAGCTGCTCTTAGGACAACAGTGTTGCttgcctctccttctctctctctggctcccaGCAGCTGTTCTGCCTCCCTTCCCTACCCAAGCTCCTTATCTGCTGGTGGCTACCCTACAGAGAGGGGACAGTGGTGAGGGACTTTCCAGGGAAGGGTCATTGGGTTTTAGCAGGCTGGTCGCTGATCCAGCTGTCAATCAGTTGTAGTCACTGGAATGAAAACATCAGAcagtggggttggggagggggataTGTTGGGGTAGGTGCTGGCTAGCTCTTCTTTTTATTCCATCTCTGTGACATTTGGATATTTAGAGGATTGGGAGCTTAGACCAGAAGGGTGTGTCTTGCGCcaggtttgtttatttatttatttatttttaaaaaattattggagtatagttgctttactatatgttagcatatagaaactaatgttttgttagtttctgttgtatagcaaagtgaatcagctatacgtatacatatatcccctcttttttggatttccttcccatttaggtcaccacagagcaccgagtagagttccctgttgcaccaggtttatttatttaaatagctGTTGAGAGCCTAACTCCCAGACAAGGGACATGAATCATGTGGAGTTGTGCCTTCAAGGAGTTCCTTTTCTAGATAGGGAGCTAGATGGGGGCCAAAGTAACGAAAGGAGCAAAGAAGAAATAGTCTGCCTCCTGGTTCTAAAGTGGAACTTGGAGGTTTCAGTTGCTGAGGGCCACATTAAAATCTGTTCCCAGCAGGACAGTCACTAGAGAGTCTGACCTAGACCTACCCCTCACATAACCACTATGACAGGGAGGTATTTCTAGGTGTCTTGGACAGAGGATACTGAATCCCGGAGAGTGCCTTGCCCCAAGGCTACCATGCCATCTTAGCTGCTCCTGGATTGCAGCTCTGGAATGTGGGTCTGCAAGGCTTCTACTCTGAGCTTTTGAAGGTATGAGCATGGTCCTACAGGCAATTTAGGGAGCCTGGGGAAGGTGAAACTTCAGGTCTACTTTTCTACCCAGCTCAAGGCAAAATGTCAGTGAGAGCCCGGGCTAATGTGAAATTGAGGCCTGGATGTTGCAGAACCCAGTGAATACTTAGTGGGCTATTTTGCCAGATGCTTTTCAAAAATTCTGTGTCATAAGAATTGACTTCCCTTCTGCCTTTCCTGCCTCTCTACTCCACCCCCTTTGATAATCCCTCTCATGACAAATAGCACCATGGGCCTTTTTCATATCTGCAGTTCCCCCTGCCCAGTGCTCCCCTGAGTTTAAGGTGACCTGAAGTGAGTGGACCCAGCAAGTGGGGTAGGGGTGATAGCTGCCTGTTGCTCAGTGTAGGGTTTTGCTGCCTTGGGGCCCAGAGGAGGCTGGCCCAGCAAGTCAAGCATATGGAGTGCATTAAGGTTTTCCCTACATTTTCTCTTACTTTCTGGTTCCACTCAAGCCTGAAACCACAGACACCTGTGAAAACAAACCCAGCCTGGTTGCTTGCTCACCAGTactgtctctctgtctttgtttCTCTCATCTTCAGCCCCAACTGTGATGCTTCCTGACTGATGATGTTATAACAGTGCCCAGAAGCCAGAAGGCTGCATTTTTCAGCTGAACATACCTGAGTTGTCCCCAACAACATGGAGTCCCAAAAGGACGAAGCTGCTCAGGCCAAGGGAACAGCAGTCTCTGTGGATACCCAGGACCAATGGGCCgagaaaggagccaagaacaAGGCAGCTGAGATGACAGAAGGGCCAGCATCAGAGCAACCCTCATCTGGCCCAGGTAGGCTGAAGAAAACTGCCATGAAACTCTTTGGTGGCAAGAAGAGCATCTGTACCCTGCCTAGTTTCTTTGGAGGGGGACGAAGCAAAGGTTCTGGGAAAGGCAGCTCTAAGAAGGGTCTTAGCAAGAGCAAGACCCACGATGGCCTGATTGAAGCAGTCCATGGCCCTGAAGACATTGTCAGTGAAGGAAATGGCCTCTCCTTACCTTTGCCTGAGTCATCCTGCAGACTTCCCGGCTCTCAGAGTGTCCATGGATCTTTGGAGACAGACTCCAGATGCAAGACGTCTGTGGCTGGAGCCACAGAGAAAGCTAGGGCTGAGAAGGCTCCCTTTGTGCCCAAGCCAAAAAAAGGCCTGAAAGGTTTTTTCAGCAGTATCCGCCGTCACCGGAAGAGCAAGGTCTCTGGGGCTGAGCAAAGTGATCCAAGAGCCAAGGAGCCTGAGGGGGCCAGAGGCAGGCCTCATGAGCACGTGAGCTCAGCCCTTCTATCCCACACTGAGACCCTCCAAGCCCCAAGAAAGGAAAATGCAAAATCCCAAGATGTCCCTGGGCCAAAAGTTTCTTCAGTACCAGAGACTTCTCCAGCAGCCACTGAGCAGACAGCCTGCAAAGATCCAGAAAAAACCATGGAGGCCTGTGCCTCAGCACTCCTGCAGCCCAAACCTGCCCCTGAAGCCAGTGGCCCAGAGGAGCCCCATAGCCCAGAAACAGGGGAGAAGGTTGTGGCAGGAGAGGTAAATCCACCCAATGGCCCTGTGGGGGACCAGCTGAGCCTCCTCTTTGGGGATGTCACATCCCTGAAAAGTTTTGACTCACTGACAGGTTGTGGTGACATAATAGCAGAACAGGACATGGACAGTATGACAGACAGCATGGCCTCTGGAGGCCAGAGGGCCAATCGAGATGGGACCAAACGAAGTTCCTGCCTGGTGACCTACCAAGGAGGGGGCGAGGAGATGGCCTTGCCGGATGATGATGacgaggaagaagaggaagaggaggtggaattagaggaggaagaagaggaagtcaAGGAGGAAGAAGACGATGACTTAGAATATCTGTGGGCAAGTTCCCAGGTGTACCCAAGGCCCATTCTAAATCCAGGCTACCATCCCACCACATCCCCAGGCCACCTCGGTTACATGCTCCTTGACCCAGTTAGGTCTTATCCTGGCCTAGCCCCTGGGGACCTTTTGACTCCTCAGAGCGATCAGCAAGAGTCTGCCCCCAATAGTGATGAGGGTTATTATGACTCCACCACACCTGGACTTGAGGACGATTCAGGTGAGGCCCTGGGGCTTGTCCGCAGGGATTGCTTGCCCCGAGACAGCTATAGTGGTGATGCCCTCTATGAGTTCTATGAGCCAGATGATAGTCTTGAGAACTCCCCACCTGGGGATGACTGCCTTTATGACCTCCATGGTCACAGCTCTGAGATGTTTGACCCCTTCTTGAACCTTGAGCCCTTTTCTTCCTCTCGGCCACCTGGGGCAATGGAGACAGAGGAAGAACGGCTAGTGACCATCCAGAAACAGTTGCTGTATTGGGAGCTTCGGCGggagcagcgagaggcccgcgagGCATGTGCCCGAGAGGCTCACACCAGGGAGGCCTACACCCAAGAAGCTcacaccagggaggcccatgctcGAGAGGCCCACACCCGGGAAGCTTATGTCAGAGAGGCCCGAGCTCGAGAGGCCTATGCCAGGGAGGCCTGTGGCCGAGAGGTCCGTGGTCGAGAGGCTCAAGTCCGAGAGGTCCAAGTCCGGCAGGAGAAGCCCATCATGGAGTATCAGATGAGGCCTTTAGGGCCGTCAGTGATGGGCCTGGTGGAAGGGGCGTCAGGGGCCTCTCAGACTTCCCACAGAGGAACCACCTCAGCTTTCCCTGCCACTGCAAGCAGTGAGCCAGACTGGAGGGACTTCCGTCCTTTGGAGAAGCGTTTCGAGGGAACCTGCTCCAAGAAAGATCAAAGTACCTGCCTGATGCAGCTCTTCCAGAGTGATGCTATGTTTGAGCCAGACATGCAAGAAGCAAATTTTGGAGGATCTCCCAGGAGGGCTTACCCTACTTATTCACCCCCTGAGGAGCCAGAGGAAGAGGAGGTTGAGAAGGAAGGGAATGCCACTGTGAGTTTCTCTCAGGCCCTTGTGGAGTTCACCAGCAATGGGAACCTCTTCTCCAGCATGTCCTGCAGCTCTGACTCTGACTCATCCTTCACTCAAAACCTCCCTGAGCTGCCCCCCATGGTGACCTTTGACAT
Above is a window of Mesoplodon densirostris isolate mMesDen1 chromosome X, mMesDen1 primary haplotype, whole genome shotgun sequence DNA encoding:
- the AMER1 gene encoding APC membrane recruitment protein 1; the protein is MESQKDEAAQAKGTAVSVDTQDQWAEKGAKNKAAEMTEGPASEQPSSGPGRLKKTAMKLFGGKKSICTLPSFFGGGRSKGSGKGSSKKGLSKSKTHDGLIEAVHGPEDIVSEGNGLSLPLPESSCRLPGSQSVHGSLETDSRCKTSVAGATEKARAEKAPFVPKPKKGLKGFFSSIRRHRKSKVSGAEQSDPRAKEPEGARGRPHEHVSSALLSHTETLQAPRKENAKSQDVPGPKVSSVPETSPAATEQTACKDPEKTMEACASALLQPKPAPEASGPEEPHSPETGEKVVAGEVNPPNGPVGDQLSLLFGDVTSLKSFDSLTGCGDIIAEQDMDSMTDSMASGGQRANRDGTKRSSCLVTYQGGGEEMALPDDDDEEEEEEEVELEEEEEEVKEEEDDDLEYLWASSQVYPRPILNPGYHPTTSPGHLGYMLLDPVRSYPGLAPGDLLTPQSDQQESAPNSDEGYYDSTTPGLEDDSGEALGLVRRDCLPRDSYSGDALYEFYEPDDSLENSPPGDDCLYDLHGHSSEMFDPFLNLEPFSSSRPPGAMETEEERLVTIQKQLLYWELRREQREAREACAREAHTREAYTQEAHTREAHAREAHTREAYVREARAREAYAREACGREVRGREAQVREVQVRQEKPIMEYQMRPLGPSVMGLVEGASGASQTSHRGTTSAFPATASSEPDWRDFRPLEKRFEGTCSKKDQSTCLMQLFQSDAMFEPDMQEANFGGSPRRAYPTYSPPEEPEEEEVEKEGNATVSFSQALVEFTSNGNLFSSMSCSSDSDSSFTQNLPELPPMVTFDIADVERDGEGKCEENPEFHNDEDLAASLEAFELGYYQKRAFNNYHSRFYQGLPWGVSSLPRYLGLPGMHPRPPPAAMALNRRSRSLDTAETLELELSSSHLGQGYMESDELQAQQEDSDEEEEEEWGRDSPLSLYTEPPGTYDWPAWAPCPLAVGPGPAGISPSQLDGPSGQSLYGQAVCCISPVAMSMLLSVSGPEPRAPGESKSQLARPSHLPLPMGPCYNLQPKASQSPRARPRDVLLPVDELSCSSISGGFSPSPLPQAKPVGITHGIPQLPRVRPEPPEPQPIHYGASSLDLSKERAEQGASLPTSYSSTAMNGNLAE